In Mytilus edulis chromosome 3, xbMytEdul2.2, whole genome shotgun sequence, the genomic window aataaagggccaaaaaggggccaaaagcaagcatttttgtagtttcaagacaataaattggagttatctttctttgtccagaatggttgttgaatcacctaaaaccaatgctttatgaaattttctttgaaaattggagttatctttctttgtccagaatagcagttgaatcaacttaaatcaatgctatatacaatatacaatgcaatattcactttactaccaactgattaATTAAAGCAGTCtcaccattcagtgattacaagcactttgattaccagtCTAGGGTtttgcccttttacaaatggaaaaatcaaagaattttttagtttctgttctctaaaattaagtttgtctcaactaaatttaatgaaatgtgtatataaggCTTATTACATTTTTACCTCTAAATTCATTTTAAGtccaatttttggcagcttcacttttacagttcttgagttatgtccctttataatgttatatgctagtgagggcatcatctgtgtcccttaggacacattccccatttatttttttagaagttgctattttaatttatattaaattttaaccatgactgtatgacattttatattcaaatattttatgatgtgtttaaatgagtagttattgttgcaaactacattataaatttgaattgagatcatttttggaataaggaaaAGAGAGAggtggaaaaaaagggggggggggcaatttttctcatttccaatttcagaaaataaaaagaaaatttcttcaaatattttttttttttagaggattaatattcaacagcatagtgaattgctcaaaagcaaaaaaaaaaaattaagttcattataaaaaagatgtggtatgattgccaatgaggcaactatccacaaaagaccaaaatgacacagacattaacaactatacgtcactgtacggccttcaacaatgagcaaagcccatactgcatagtcagaccacatttattctgtgtcagaaacctatgctgtgtcaactatttaatcacaatccaaattcagagctgtatccagcttgaatgttgtgtccatacatgTACTAGCCCTAACCGTTCAAGGTtagacctctgcggtcgtataaagctgggccCTACAGAGCatctgatttttacagtttttatGTTCCTTTGAAATGTAATTTATATTGATCATTGCATTGTAAGCACTCTAAAATCCACTTTTCCTGtcagattttataaaatttatacctATTTGAAAGATGAATATCAGCAAGGTCTTGAAAATAAGTTTATTACAGGGGTTATTGTACCCATTGTAAATAGAATTATATTGAAAGTAGCATTGTTAGCAATCTCGTGCAGAATGTTatgaaaaagtttaaaagatatttttttacagtTATTTCCCTTAAACAGATCAAATATGTGCATCAGCAGGGGATATTAGATTGAACAAAGTATTTATCAAGGTCAAGCATTGCATCAtcgtttgttttgtttctgtataCATAATGTACCTTGTATTTTCAAGATATCATTCCTCCTCTTTTATAGTTTTCAACACAACAGAGTTTAATGAAACAAAGTTTGagtgtttgttatatttgttagcTTTATTTTACAGCAATTTGATAGTAAGAGTGGGGAAACCAGAAGTCATTGTACCAGAACTGGTGAAGACATTGAGTGATGTTCAGAATTTGGTATTTCATGAAGAGGTACATTctgtaactacatgtatatttctcCTTGTTTTGCATTTGAGGATACATGTAATACTTATATTTATTAAATGTGCTTAAAGTTGTTTGTTTCagatgaaatgaaacaaaaagaaACTTTTATAGGATTTATTTTCCTATTAAAGTATAAACAAGTGAATAACGATATATTGAAGTAATTTGAATGAAGAACATCCATATTTTGTAAACAATCAATTTTATGgttgatattattttaaaagaacaataatgttagattttgttcaaattttcagGCTTTAAGTTTTCTTATTCCAGGTGACCTATGAAGAATTAAAGGTTGAAAAAGCATTGACACATTCTGGAATTGAGGTTAAAACATTCTGGGGACACACATTATATCATAAAAGTGACCTGCCCTTCAGTGTAAACAAGTAAGAAACATAagtgttaatttataaaaatattttgaatatatgacCTATGACCTACCTGATTATGATTATGCCAAAGTTGCATTATAGTTTAATTAATTCTAATTCTTAAAGGTTTTacacaacaataaaacaaacagtgCAGAATGATAAAAACGTATGAATCTTGGTGTGAGATATTCTTATTCTATTGGTTAAATTTTTTGTTGATGTACGTACCAGAATAATTCTACACTACGTAACCATATTAATTTTGTATCAACATTATCACAAAATTTGCTGTTTTCCATTGACTGaatgtatatttgtttaattcctatgttctttttcttttatttcagctTACCTGATGTTTATACCCAGTTTAGGAAAAGCGTAGAAGCCAAATGTCCAGTAaggaaaattattgatgttgatGATGTCAAACCAGTTCCAGAAGGTTTAGAAGAAGGACAGATTCCTACTATGGAAGATTTAGGTGTTAAATgttagtaaatacatgtacatatagatAAGGCATTCAcctactaaaaattaaaatcaaacttgtACACCAAGTGTGCTTCAGTAtcttaaattctcatattttaatgTGTCTTATAAATctacataaaagaaaaatatgtgcatataatcttaaattaaggGGAGATCATTCAATTTACATTACatgcagaaattattgcaatgttttcattattgcgaaaaaatgctacagggttataatcgcaataatttaaactcacattttcaaatttttgatatatgaagcaggatttttctcaatatcacaaaaattaaaatcacattaaaTGACAAAATAGGATAATGGATAcatgtaataatttctgaatttacagtacttaccTCAATATTGCAATATTTATTAACGATATATAAACTCACCATCTCTTAATAGCTAGATAGATGTAATGAAATTTTATAGATGTAGAAAATTACATGACAATATGTAAAAAGGAATGCAATTCAGGTCCCACATGTTAAAGGGAAGATAACCAAACTGAGTTTAATCTTGCAATATGAGGTAAAAGTCTTGTAAAGGCAACTCCTCAATAGATAGACAGGTATTGATGTAACAAAGTTCTAAATCACTACATGAGAATGTGCAAAAGCAagatttatacatgtacaaccaGACTCACTGTGTGAAATGTTTAAGTATTAGTATTTTATGAAGAATAATCAACATTTTGTCTGATTTATAAACTAAAATGGAATGTATTTGTTGTAGCTGTTCCTGTGGATCCCAGAGGTGCATTAAATTTCAAAGGAGGAGAAACAGTAGCATTAGATAGACTGAACCACTACACTACCTATGGGAAACAGACAAGGTGGCAACATACAAAGAAACTAGAAATGGCATGATTGGTGCAGATTATTCTACTAAGTTTTCAATATGGTAATTTATAAATTGCAAAATTTCAGATTGTTTGAATCTTTCTACATGTACTTAAAACagtaagaaaaaaagaaatccaAATGATAgataagaaatataaaatgacaaatataaacataagagACAGATTATTTTGTCTATTTCTTATGGAGATTCttgccacttgacgttaaacAACcggcaatcaatcaatcaatctttttgaTACAAATACCAAATACTTACatacaaaagttaaaatattGAGTTCAAATTATTTCTAATGGATGGTGTATTTATTTCAAAAGGCTGGCTCATGGCTGCATTTCACCACGTAAAATATATTGGGAGATAAAAAGGTATGAACAGGAGCGAACAGCTAATCAGTCCACATACTGGGTAATCTTTGAATTGCTTTGGAGGGATTACTTTAGATATGTGGCACTAAAGTATGGAAACCAGATCTTTTATGAAGGAGGTTAGAATTAAttaaatacattattatttacctttttttcatctaaaaagttttttgtaaattataaaaatcCAATTTTGTTAGATTTAACAATTCAATAATGTGTGTAGCcttgaatattttatttgactAATTTGATGTGAGGAAAATATACTCTTAATTTATCACATATAGAAAATATAGTTTCAGATTAGCttttttatagctttttttttGCACTGCATATCTGTATGTTAGTATACAATCTATTAACTAGTTTTGATTTGCTTGTAGGTGTTCAGAATAAGAGAATACCTTGGAAACAAGATAAAGCTATGTTTGAAGCATGGAAGGGTAAATATTAAAACTGTCTAACTTGTACTTGcatcaaaataattgaaaaaaatctttgataAATGATCATAATGGATGAACTGGAAAGTTCAATCCTATATCTATTTCTAGGCTAAGCCTTGTGTTAGCGTTTTATTAAGTTttcaaaaagttatttaaaattcATCAAAGAATTGTAAGATTGTGATAAATACCTTCTTAGAcaaattactgttaaaaaaaatgaataaatacaatGAAAAATCACCAGTTAAAATGACTTGATTGCCAATTGTGTTCTTGCACCCAGTTAACTATACAAATAGGTAGTTAGAGAAGCTAATGTGTTGTTAATTTAACTTCTTTAATGTTTATAGgagaaattttgttttatatcagcTATGAATTTAGATATGTGGACTAGAATATCTTGCTTGTGGTAGGGAGTTGTATCCGCCACCTTTCACTAAGCATGTTTgactaagaaatttgaaaattagACAGACTGACAGTACATATTAACCGGTACTTGTTGTGTTTCTTACTATTTGTAGCATTATATGAGATCTGTAAAAGCAGTAAATCATTACATTTTCAGATGGTAGAACTGGTGTTCCATATGTGGATGCAAATATGAGGGAAATGGCTGCTACAGGTTTTATGTCAAACAGGGGGAGACAAGTAGGATTTTAAGACTTTTAAGTTGTgtaattatgccccacctacgatagtagaggggcattatgttttctggtctgtggctccgttcgtctgtgcgtccatctgtgcgtccgtccgttcaggttaaagtttttggtcaaagtagtttttgatgaagctgaagtcgaatcaacttgaaacttagtagacttgttgcttatgatatgatctttctaattttaaagccaaattagacttttgaccccaatttcacggtccactgaacatagaaaatgaaagtgggattttcaggttaaagtttttggtcaaggtagtttttggtgaagctgaagtccaaacaacttgaaacttagtaaacttgttgcttatgatataatctttttaattttgaagccaaattagacttttgaccccaatttcacggtccactaaacatagaaaatgaaagtgagagtttcaggttaaagtttttggtcaaggtagttttttataaaattgaagtccaatcaacttgaaacttagtacatatgttccctatagtataatctttctaattttaataccaaattagattattacccaatttcacggtccatggaacatggaaaaggatagtgcgagtggggcatccatgtactttggacacattcttgtttttaagcTGTTATTATACATGTCATCTGCAATAATTCATTTTAACAGAGATATTGTTGTTTAAACAAGGATTTATcagaatctggaataattttgaattctggaaaattggTTAGAAATTTATGGTGAAAAATAACTTAACTAAATAGGGTTAGTCATGCGTGCATGGCTTAGAGGGGTTAGTTAGTCCACACTGAAAAGAATTCAAAATgattccagattcaaataattccttgtttttaatagattgtgtgtttgtataaCCTTAACTTCATATTGAGTCTGACTATTCACTTTTAATAAATAAACTTCATAATCTATTTAGTTCTATATGGTTTATAAAATAAATAGTCTTCTTTCCTTAAGAAATTTGGAATTTGTGTAAGCTTAGGCAGAGAAAATTGACAGTTTCATAATTGTAAGTATATGAAGAATTAAgtaaatattgtttatttctttccATGATAAATAATTTGCCTGTGTCCATATTTGGGTTGGAATATCTTTCCAATATTGATTCTAAATTGTAATGTCCATATGTGCATTTATAAACTTTCTTCTCTTTTCCATAATGCTTAATGTTAAGTGCATCTTGATACTTATAGGGAAAatggtactatttattctgccataggtgacaatactaacattttctaaatttaccagtttttataataaaaacctggataaaacagttatgtgtggtgttagtactttattactctattttaaaaattgaagccaaatacatgtatcatgaccaattcccaacggagcttgtttatgttatccatgcccaccgtcattttacaccaaatttatgaaattttggaagccttttcgaataattttctagaaaatatttcaataggttttaaaatttatattgtaaatttacacactgcagttattcatagataataaaaaaaaatatattgtacccttacatccaatcacatccctcctaagttgacttccttcacctgtcttgggtacacaaaaggccaacctaatgctgggaaaatgtaatagtaccgttttccctataataattaaaacaaatatatggtTGTTTACTTATAAAACTGATTCAAATAAGTGATAAACAGTTGTTATTATAGTCCACACCACTGTCTGGCAGGTTCAAATTTGGAGAATAAAACAGCAGACTATACAATTAATAGACTTCATAACATTGGAGAAAGTCAGATACTTAACAAAAGACTTTCTTGCCATTTCATGCTGGTAGCATTGTGTAAGGTTTGACTTTATGAAGATGGGTTcactatatttttttctcatagaATATCaattgattgtttgttttttgCTAAACATCTTGCcatgccatggctttgtttggacttgtttgtttgcttttggcCTCACATGTGTGTCCTTAATAATTTCCAATTTATATTtgatcgtgtgtttttctatgttgtgatgttatactattgtttcagaaaaagggagaaggtttggtaccattaaaacatttaatcccgctgcaaatgtttgcacctgtcgtttgtttatgtaatttatacgtgtttttcgtttctcattttttttatatagattaaaccgttggttttcctgtttgaatggttttacacttgtaattttggggcattttatagcttgttgttcggtgtgagccaaggctctgtgttgaaggctgtacattgacctataatggtttacttttataaattgttatttggatggagagttgtctcattggcactcataacacatcttcctatatctattaaatggCAGATGTGTCTTGCATATTCAGAAAGATATTGAAAACTGTCTGTGTTTTAGGTATCCAAGAGCTTTCAAATGTATTTGGGTAAaacaaaaatagttataaaaacaaaattgaaataaatggtAATATTTTTTCTTGTAGAATGTAGCCAGCTTTTTGACAAAAGATTTAAAACTTGATTGGAGAATGGGTGCTGAATGGTTTGAATCAGTACTTGTAAGTTTTGATTGTGAAGTAAATGATAGTCTGATATTTCATTTAACCACAACTGTAAGATaaggtatattatatatatgtattccaAAGTAAAAAGGTAAGTTATTTTTAGAACATCTGATTTTTTAGACCAAAGTTCATTTTGCACATAAAATTATAATGAATTAATTTTTTGAATCCTTGTAAATGAAGTTTGTAATTATATAAGAATAAGGACTGTCATATATTTCTGTGCTGATTTATGCTCTTAAACAGGTTTTGCTCCTAAAATAAAGATTTTTCATGTCTGTGACTGTATTCCTAGTGCAAAACCTTAGGTGTTATTTGTTAGAATTATTGGCAATATACTCTTTCTGTACTGCATGCTATGTTCAAGCTAAACTTCAAATGTTGGATGCAGTTGACCAAATGGGACATCCTGAGATAGATTTTAGGTGGTATAATAAGGGTAAAGGTCATAGctgatatacattttgtttaaaatagtgTCATATGTGTGTACTTGTGTTTAGATTAAAGTTACTTTTCACACAACAGTTGCACATCAAAGATGTCATATGCCAAAACCTTATTCACAGAATGTCTTCTGCAAGAGCAAGGTCACACCAAGACATTTGTATCTATGTAGTGCCTTTTTTGATCCAACCATTACTATATGAAATTATATCCAAGGACCTATGATGTTTAATTATCTgaagcaaatataaaaaagaagatgtggtatgattgatgatgagacaactctctacaagaggccacgtgacacagaaattaacaactataggtcactgtacagctttcaacaatgagcaaagttcatACCTGGTAGGTTAGGATCCTATTATTGATACATTGCTGGAGTAATCTTAAGTTTTGAGACACACCTACTGGTCAATTTTAGTTTACTTGCTAAAAAGTGGTACACTTAAACCCTGTGAAACATGTCAAAAATTAACCTCAAAGATGCAGTAACtgcataatttataaaaattaaactcattggattaaaataagaaagccTTTCACCAGTGTTGtcttggtttaataatatttatctGTTGAATAATTATAGATAGACCATGATGTAACAAGTAACTATGGTAACTGGTTATACAGTGCTGGCATTGGAAATGATCCAAGAGAAGACAGAAAATTCAATATGGTCAAACAAGGACTAGATTATGATCCTGATGTGAGTCatcttttataaagaaaatactgTATATTTAGAAATCTTGGTGTCAGatgtttttatatatgtaaaaattgcGAAgggattttttgaaaaaaattaaaacttattgaTGCATGCAAAATTTtactgtaaaatgtaaaaaaaatatattgaaaggtCTCACTTTTTGTCATGTTCTATGCATTGTTATTCCATCATACACAAGCATTGTAAAACTGGAAGGTAAAGACCTGATATAAATGAATGGTCATCAGATGCATGTAAAGGATTTATACTTGACATTAAAACTTGTGATATTGCTGCTTTATTTTcgtaacatatttatatataaatggttCTTCAGATGATTTCCCTTTTGGAAAAAAGCATCTTCCCTTAGGCTAGTAAGCCTTAGTGTCCTCAGAAAATATTTTATCACATGTATTTCATTAAACTGAACTTAAACGTACTAAGGGAGATAATCATTTTATGTAACTACTGGTAGATTGATCAACATTTTATTGAAGCCTTTATTATTTCAGGGAGAATACGTTAGACTGTGGGTACCAGAATTAGAGAAGATAAAAGATGGATCAGTACACCATGTCTGGACACTGTCTATTTCAGTCTTGTCTAGAGCTGAGGTCTCACTAGGTGAAACTTACCCAAATCCTATTGTCATTGCACCAGAATGGAGCAGACACACAAATAAAAAATCGGTAGGTCTAAACAAAGAATCTTGACATCTGggtcaaaattttaatttcacatatatattgaaaagtagTTTACTTCATATACGTGTACTAGGTTTCAATTTGATGTGACCACAGGCCATCTTTAAACAAAACTTGAAACTACCTTAAACCCAAAATTTAACCTATGTTatactaaaaactttaacctcgcTCGAACCAAGactttaatatatttcttttccatagaaaatgatagtgggagtagggcatctgtgtactatagacacattcttgttctataGGCTATTTTTAAAACTTAGGCAAAATCATGAAATCAAACATTGAACATTTCTCACTAACACAAGTTGGATTCCTCAAATGTTCTTCTGCCTATtctgttgattttgttaaattctaTAGGATTGTTAGGAATGTTGATTGGAGTATCTGTATACCTATTGTTTCTCAACAGAGTTTATTTGgtgaaaagttatcaatatttctgaattttcaatAAAGTTTGCTGGAAACATTTACTCATTGCTTTTGATGTGTACATCTTTTGCTTTTAGTTTGACTGATTATATCAATTTTGCTCTGGGCAGGCACgaaatattatatttgaatttgtatACGCCAATTCAATTATAGACGTTTAGTTGAAATTGTcacatttaaaagttgtttttttttctttttgatgttatGTGTCTAAATGACTAAAAAAGTAATTGGTATTTTATTCCAAAATAGGAAAAGATTGCAACAAATATATGCTCtgtgattttaatttatttacattcctttttttttgcaGGGTCGAAATCAAGGACCCCCACAGAAGCAAAACAAAGGAATGGATTTCTACTTTAAAGGTTCACAAAAACATTGATATAAACAAAGTGATTAATTGTTGAATCTCCATGACTGAATGATATTATTAGtgcaattattatatttttttctcagtatATTGGGTAAATTAGAATGGAATGTCTGTACTTAGATGAATGACTGTAAAATTAAGCgaacatttatttataaacacaaatgaaatcattttacttttcttttGCCTTATATCACTTTCTATATTAACATTGGTTAAATTGCAAGGTATAGTTTTATAGTGATTGAAACTTGTGTACCCATGTTAAAAATCAAGAATGCATACATTGTTGGGCTAGTTATACCCTAACTTGTAATTGTAACACTAACAGGGCACACATGCACATAATCATGTTGAGCTGCTGGCAAAATAAAAGTCTTTCTGTTTAGTAATAGTAGAGAAATGTTTAAGACAATATAAGTTgattcagcatattgaaaaatttaaagtacCCAACAGATCCGAAAAGTATTCTCACATCAAAACTCATCACTGTCAAAATGCTGAACAAATTTGAAGTCATTCAATATAGGAATTACTGAGAGATAAATTTAGTGAAAATACTCATTGGAGGGACAAGGTAGTTGCAATATAACACAAATTCTAGAATGAGGGTATATTTGTTGTGTTACCGACATGCAGTTAGGTTGATAAGCCCTTGCTTTTTTTAATGGCCCCCCCAACAAAGTTGTCCgggccatatagttttacccttgtccgtcattctgtcattccgctACAAACCATTATATGGAGTTtctttctaaacgccttcagatattggctTGATTTTTAGGTATGTGAGTTAATAATGATgaattacagatcaagttaagTTTCTTTCAGCTCTGCTAATTTtggccgaaattacgggctttggactttgataaattgtttaaaatcagttatacagactttttttctaaacgccttcagatattgggctgaattTAGGTATGTCAGTTAACcatgataagt contains:
- the LOC139516941 gene encoding LOW QUALITY PROTEIN: cryptochrome DASH-like (The sequence of the model RefSeq protein was modified relative to this genomic sequence to represent the inferred CDS: deleted 2 bases in 1 codon) codes for the protein MASKARIAICLLRNDLRLHDNEALSWAFKNADFVVPLYCFDPRHYKGTWHFNLPKTGSHRLKFLLESVSDLRNTLRLKGSNLIVRVGKPEVIVPELVKTLSDVQNLVFHEEVTYEELKVEKALTHSGIEVKTFWGHTLYHKSDLPFSVNNLPDVYTQFRKSVEAKCPVRKIIDVDDVKPVPEGLEEGQIPTMEDLGVKSVPVDPRGALNFKGGETVALDRLNLHYLWETDKVATYKETRNGMIGADYSTKFSIWLAHGCISPRKIYWEIKRYEQERTANQSTYWVIFELLWRDYFRYVALKYGNQIFYEGGVQNKRIPWKQDKAMFEAWKDGRTGVPYVDANMREMAATGFMSNRGRQNVASFLTKDLKLDWRMGAEWFESVLIDHDVTSNYGNWLYSAGIGNDPREDRKFNMVKQGLDYDPDGEYVRLWVPELEKIKDGSVHHVWTLSISVLSRAEVSLGETYPNPIVIAPEWSRHTNKKSGRNQGPPQKQNKGMDFYFKGSQKH